The Devosia sp. MC521 genome segment TGGGCAAACGGCGGCTGAAGTGGCAGCACTCAATGGCGAGCCTGTTAGCTTTGCGGGCTTTTGGTGGGACTATGGCGGCTATGTCTTCCTGCACGAAGGCGGCAAGCTTTGGAACACCGAAGCGCCCTGTGTACCGATGATCCGCTTCGCGCCAACGGTGGAAGAACCGGACGTCGATGTCACGACGATTTCGGGCGACGTCACCGTCACGTCAGATGATCCCCTCGTCGCCAAAGTAGGCGTTAAGGTGCAGACGGCCGGCATGGGTTACCAATATCCCGAAGGCTATGATGGTTTTGACGAAGGCGAGCCCGTAGAGGAATAGCACTGCGACTGATCTGGGGCCCTTGGCCCCGTAGCCGATCTGTGCAAGGTGGTGAGACTGCCTGCTGGGCTCTCTTTTAGAAAGTGAGCTCCTTATTGAATTTAGGACGACACCGTGACTGAAATTACCCGCGACTCCAATGGCACCCAGCTCAATGACGGCGATAGCGTGACGCTGATCAAAGACCTCAAGGTCAAGGGGACTTCGGTAACGCTCAAGCGTGGCACCATGTGCAAGA includes the following:
- a CDS encoding alkylphosphonate utilization protein; translation: MTEITRDSNGTQLNDGDSVTLIKDLKVKGTSVTLKRGTMCKNIRLTEDTDLIECNVEKVKGLVLRTEFLKKA